A genome region from Sphingomonas sp. BGYR3 includes the following:
- the trpA gene encoding tryptophan synthase subunit alpha produces MDRLASTFAAAREAGRAALVTFVTAGDGPTADILDALVAGGADVIELGMPFTDPMADGPAIQAANLRALANGTTTADILAIASAFRQRHPDVPLVLMGYANPMTRRGPEWFAAAARDAGVDGVICVDIPPEEDDQLGPALRAAGLHLIRLATPTTDAARLPAVLDGASGFLYYVSVAGITGLQQAAQDSIDAAVARLKAATDVPVAVGFGVRTPEQAAAIGRVADGVVVGSAIVELVAQHGVGAPAAVQSYITTLAQAIRAVSRVSA; encoded by the coding sequence ATGGACCGTCTTGCCTCCACTTTCGCCGCCGCCCGTGAAGCGGGGCGCGCCGCGCTGGTTACCTTCGTCACGGCTGGCGATGGCCCGACTGCCGACATCCTCGACGCGCTGGTCGCTGGCGGGGCGGACGTGATCGAGCTTGGGATGCCGTTCACCGATCCGATGGCGGACGGCCCGGCAATTCAGGCCGCGAACCTGCGCGCACTGGCCAATGGCACGACCACGGCGGACATCCTGGCCATCGCCAGCGCGTTTCGCCAGCGGCACCCCGACGTGCCCCTCGTCCTGATGGGCTATGCCAATCCGATGACGCGGCGCGGGCCGGAATGGTTCGCCGCCGCCGCGCGCGATGCGGGTGTTGATGGCGTCATCTGCGTCGACATCCCGCCAGAGGAGGATGACCAGCTTGGCCCCGCGCTGCGCGCCGCCGGCCTGCACCTCATCCGACTGGCCACGCCAACCACCGATGCCGCGCGGCTGCCCGCCGTGCTGGATGGTGCATCGGGCTTTCTCTATTACGTCTCCGTCGCCGGGATTACCGGCCTGCAACAGGCGGCACAGGACAGCATCGATGCCGCGGTCGCCCGGCTGAAGGCGGCGACGGACGTTCCCGTAGCGGTCGGTTTCGGCGTGCGTACGCCGGAACAGGCCGCCGCCATCGGGCGGGTCGCCGACGGCGTCGTCGTCGGTTCCGCCATTGTCGAACTGGTCGCGCAGCACGGGGTCGGCGCCCCGGCGGCCGTCCAATCCTATATCACCACATTGGCGCAGGCGATCCGCGCCGTATCCAGGGTTTCCGCATGA
- the accD gene encoding acetyl-CoA carboxylase, carboxyltransferase subunit beta has translation MSWLGRVRNAISSFVPVRKDTPDNLWHKCAGCGQMVFMKEYQENMSVCPLCGHHGRIGPNDRFEHLFDPGFTVLPSPRTADDPLKFRDSKPYAARLKAARADTGNTDAFVNADGRIRGQRAIVGVQNFGFMGGSMGQAVGEAFIAGVESAIKVKAPYIVFTASGGARMQEGILSLMQMPRTTVAIQMLHDAGLPYIVVLTDPTSGGVMAAYAMLGDVQIAEPRATLAFTGRRVIESTIREKLPDDFQTSEYYLAHGLIDMVVHRHQLADQLAQVIDYLTGARKAA, from the coding sequence ATGAGCTGGCTTGGCCGCGTCCGTAACGCGATCTCCTCTTTCGTCCCCGTCAGGAAGGACACGCCCGACAATCTGTGGCACAAATGCGCAGGGTGCGGGCAGATGGTATTCATGAAGGAATATCAGGAGAATATGTCCGTCTGTCCGCTGTGCGGCCATCATGGCCGGATCGGGCCGAACGACCGGTTCGAACATCTGTTCGACCCCGGCTTTACCGTCCTGCCCAGCCCGCGCACGGCCGACGACCCGCTAAAGTTCCGCGATTCAAAGCCCTATGCCGCCCGGCTGAAGGCGGCGCGCGCCGATACCGGCAACACCGACGCATTCGTCAATGCCGATGGCCGCATCCGGGGCCAGCGCGCGATTGTGGGCGTTCAGAATTTCGGGTTCATGGGCGGATCGATGGGTCAGGCGGTGGGCGAGGCGTTCATTGCGGGCGTTGAATCCGCGATCAAGGTCAAGGCGCCGTACATCGTGTTCACCGCCAGCGGCGGCGCGCGGATGCAGGAGGGGATCCTGTCCCTGATGCAAATGCCGCGCACGACCGTCGCCATCCAGATGCTGCACGATGCCGGCCTGCCCTATATCGTCGTGCTGACCGATCCGACATCGGGCGGCGTCATGGCCGCCTATGCCATGCTGGGCGATGTGCAGATTGCAGAGCCGCGCGCGACGCTGGCCTTTACCGGCCGCCGCGTCATTGAAAGCACGATCCGCGAAAAGCTGCCCGACGATTTCCAGACCAGCGAATATTATCTGGCGCACGGCCTGATCGACATGGTGGTCCATCGTCATCAGCTGGCCGATCAGCTGGCGCAGGTGATCGATTATCTGACCGGCGCGCGCAAGGCGGCGTGA
- a CDS encoding folylpolyglutamate synthase/dihydrofolate synthase family protein: protein MPDHASSADPGVQRQLDRLMALGPGADVLGLDRITRLLDRIGNPHRALPPVFHVAGTNGKGSTCAFLRAALEADGRRVHVYTSPHLVRFNERIRLAGRLIEDDALAALLAEVLDAGGDIGASFFEVTTAAAFLAFHRTPADACVIEVGLGGRLDATNVLTDPAVCGIAQLGMDHESFLGDTIEKIAFEKAGIAKPGRPLVTIDHGDALNAVIAAHCRSVGAPLLRQGVDWQFGGDTHQNTVVHHGPGGGAQVATPWPALPGDHQVGNLALAIAMLRAQDRVPVSAAALQAAPLAVRWPARMQRLGDGPLSAMLAPGSSIWLDGGHNPAAGQAVADALASLVPDGGVHLILGMLANKQPEGLLAPIAPMLASVTAIPVPGHAHHAPDALVGTLAQMGVADGQVAADPADAVARLARRLNGQAAPVLILGSLYLAGEVLRLNAELPD, encoded by the coding sequence ATGCCCGATCACGCATCCTCGGCCGACCCCGGCGTCCAGCGGCAGCTTGACCGGCTGATGGCGCTTGGCCCCGGTGCGGATGTGCTGGGGCTGGACCGGATCACCCGGTTGCTGGACCGGATCGGCAATCCGCATCGCGCATTGCCGCCGGTGTTCCATGTCGCGGGCACGAACGGAAAGGGGTCGACCTGCGCCTTTCTGCGTGCCGCGCTGGAGGCGGATGGCCGGCGCGTCCATGTCTATACCAGCCCGCATCTGGTCCGGTTCAACGAGCGGATCCGGCTGGCCGGGCGGCTGATCGAGGATGATGCGCTGGCTGCGCTGCTGGCCGAGGTGCTGGACGCCGGCGGCGATATCGGCGCCAGCTTTTTCGAGGTGACGACGGCCGCCGCGTTCCTCGCCTTTCACCGGACGCCGGCCGACGCCTGTGTGATCGAGGTGGGGCTTGGCGGGCGGCTGGACGCCACCAACGTGCTGACCGATCCGGCCGTATGCGGCATCGCCCAGCTGGGCATGGATCATGAGTCGTTTCTCGGCGACACGATCGAAAAGATCGCGTTCGAAAAGGCGGGGATAGCCAAGCCCGGCCGCCCGCTGGTGACGATCGATCACGGCGATGCGCTGAACGCCGTCATCGCCGCGCATTGCCGATCGGTCGGCGCGCCGCTGCTGCGCCAAGGGGTGGATTGGCAGTTCGGGGGCGATACGCACCAGAACACCGTGGTTCACCATGGGCCGGGTGGCGGGGCGCAGGTCGCGACGCCCTGGCCCGCCCTGCCCGGCGATCATCAGGTCGGCAATCTGGCGCTGGCCATCGCCATGCTGCGCGCTCAGGATCGGGTGCCGGTCAGTGCCGCCGCGCTGCAGGCGGCGCCGCTTGCCGTGCGCTGGCCGGCCCGGATGCAGCGGCTGGGCGACGGCCCCCTCAGCGCGATGCTTGCGCCGGGATCATCCATCTGGCTGGACGGCGGGCATAATCCTGCGGCCGGGCAGGCGGTGGCGGATGCGCTGGCATCGCTGGTGCCGGATGGCGGCGTCCACCTGATCCTGGGGATGCTCGCCAACAAGCAGCCAGAGGGGCTGCTCGCCCCGATTGCGCCGATGCTGGCCAGCGTGACCGCGATCCCCGTGCCCGGCCATGCCCATCACGCCCCCGATGCGCTGGTCGGCACCCTGGCACAGATGGGCGTCGCCGACGGACAGGTTGCGGCCGATCCCGCCGATGCGGTTGCCCGTCTGGCTCGCCGGTTGAACGGACAGGCGGCCCCCGTCCTGATCCTCGGTTCGCTCTATCTGGCGGGCGAGGTGTTGCGGCTGAACGCGGAATTGCCCGACTGA
- a CDS encoding DUF6628 family protein, which yields MLTTQSIAAALPRRQPDHAARRLLMHGLRRTGMHGLDDAMTASIFMSAFGGRYRRPLVLLRSLMAELSSLASGPIRISPPCCGRMTVDEALLADAIAAAATDPGRTRVLLGDVIGRRMVDGPAATAALLARAFADGGHPLD from the coding sequence ATGTTGACCACCCAATCCATTGCCGCCGCCCTGCCCCGTCGTCAGCCCGATCACGCCGCCCGCCGCCTGTTGATGCACGGCCTGCGCCGCACCGGGATGCACGGCCTGGACGATGCGATGACCGCCAGCATCTTCATGTCCGCCTTTGGCGGTCGGTACCGCCGCCCGCTCGTCCTGCTGCGCAGCCTGATGGCGGAATTGTCGTCGCTGGCCAGTGGTCCCATCCGCATCTCGCCGCCCTGTTGCGGACGCATGACGGTGGACGAGGCTTTGCTGGCCGATGCCATTGCGGCGGCGGCCACCGATCCGGGCCGCACGCGCGTCCTGCTGGGCGATGTGATCGGCCGCCGGATGGTGGACGGCCCGGCCGCCACCGCCGCCCTGCTCGCCCGCGCCTTTGCCGATGGTGGCCACCCGCTTGACTGA
- a CDS encoding MFS transporter gives MALERARLGFSDALRPYLERAPLAALALGISSGFPFAMIGATLTTRLTEEGVTRATVTAFALTFLAYNLKWAWAPIVDKFEVPLLGRIGQRRSWLIVAGAFVIAAVVFLGSVDPKSDLAMTVVAAILVGFAGATFDIVIDAYRIELLEPRQLGIGSGMSQYGWRIGSAAAGALALLAADWSNWHVAYGLCSLFALPAVLTGLLVGEPERKVIREWPERMGRRSYLLFILSFVPIYLAGVWIDRVLGTNILGNLVLAGYLFPLFDLTARRLRDAGRSGRLAWLCIVPIAAIATGMITGWTSIEAMLLIAVSAALLLFVASLASRDAIDRSNNRVDPFVEFFRREGALIALLFVVLHKLGDTLANLSLRLLFADLGFTKPEIAYFDVVVGFVALLLGIFVGGVLYAWLGMKRSVMISLILMAISNLSFAGLAVVGHDNLAMAAAMSFENFSSGIGGVAVVAYLSALCNLSFTATQFALFSAAASILGRFLSGTLAGKMIDGMGFVNFYVLTFVVALPGILLFAWMMFTGLVDRTVTAGTKQQPEPGPEQARAATE, from the coding sequence ATGGCTTTGGAACGGGCGCGGTTGGGTTTTTCGGACGCCTTGAGGCCCTATCTCGAGCGCGCGCCGCTTGCCGCGCTGGCATTGGGCATTTCATCCGGATTTCCATTTGCCATGATCGGCGCGACGCTGACCACGCGGCTGACGGAGGAAGGCGTGACACGTGCGACCGTCACCGCGTTTGCACTGACATTCTTGGCCTATAATTTGAAATGGGCGTGGGCGCCGATCGTCGACAAGTTCGAGGTGCCGCTGCTGGGCCGCATCGGTCAGCGCCGGTCCTGGTTGATCGTCGCTGGCGCGTTCGTGATCGCGGCTGTGGTTTTTTTGGGAAGCGTTGACCCGAAGTCCGATCTTGCGATGACAGTTGTGGCGGCCATTCTGGTCGGCTTTGCGGGTGCAACATTCGACATCGTGATCGACGCGTATCGCATCGAGTTGCTGGAACCGCGCCAGCTGGGCATCGGGTCGGGCATGAGCCAATATGGCTGGCGGATTGGTTCTGCTGCCGCGGGCGCGTTGGCGTTGCTGGCAGCGGACTGGAGTAACTGGCACGTCGCCTACGGGCTTTGTTCGCTATTTGCACTGCCGGCTGTCCTGACCGGGCTGCTGGTCGGAGAACCTGAGCGAAAGGTCATTCGGGAATGGCCCGAGCGGATGGGGCGGCGTTCCTATCTGTTGTTCATTCTGTCGTTCGTACCAATTTATCTTGCCGGGGTCTGGATTGACCGGGTGCTCGGTACAAACATCCTCGGCAATCTGGTGTTGGCGGGATATCTGTTTCCCCTGTTCGACCTGACTGCGCGAAGGCTGCGCGATGCCGGCCGGTCCGGGCGGTTGGCGTGGCTCTGCATTGTCCCGATTGCTGCTATCGCAACCGGCATGATCACAGGCTGGACAAGCATTGAAGCCATGCTGTTGATCGCTGTTAGCGCGGCGCTGCTGCTATTTGTTGCCAGCCTCGCTTCGCGCGATGCGATCGACCGGAGCAACAACCGCGTGGACCCGTTCGTGGAGTTTTTCCGACGGGAGGGGGCACTGATCGCGCTTTTGTTTGTCGTTCTCCATAAGCTGGGCGACACGCTGGCAAACCTGTCGCTTCGGCTGCTGTTTGCAGATCTCGGCTTTACCAAACCCGAAATAGCCTATTTCGACGTCGTCGTGGGATTTGTCGCCCTGCTCCTCGGGATTTTCGTGGGGGGTGTGCTCTACGCATGGCTGGGCATGAAACGATCAGTCATGATCAGCCTGATCCTTATGGCGATATCCAATCTGAGTTTCGCCGGTCTGGCGGTTGTTGGTCACGATAATCTGGCAATGGCTGCCGCCATGAGCTTCGAAAACTTCTCCAGTGGAATCGGCGGGGTTGCGGTGGTCGCCTACCTGTCCGCCCTCTGTAATCTTTCCTTCACCGCCACACAGTTTGCGCTGTTTTCGGCAGCGGCAAGCATTCTTGGCCGGTTTCTCAGCGGCACGCTGGCTGGCAAGATGATCGACGGCATGGGCTTCGTGAACTTTTACGTTTTGACATTTGTGGTCGCATTGCCGGGTATCCTGCTGTTTGCGTGGATGATGTTTACCGGTTTGGTCGACCGGACGGTCACCGCTGGCACCAAGCAGCAACCGGAGCCTGGGCCGGAGCAGGCCAGGGCGGCGACCGAGTAG
- a CDS encoding response regulator, translating to MLFGRRKRTITRLLIVEDEPLVAFDAEHILTEAGYEVLATVDTIAAALAHIADGQPQLVLLDINLSDGNGLAIAERAHADGVPVLIVSGLCPDQAQALAMGWLAKPYRPRDLISAVAAVGSMVDGHAPKAFPTGLSLFAPAA from the coding sequence ATGTTGTTCGGCAGAAGAAAGCGGACGATTACCCGGCTCCTCATCGTGGAGGATGAGCCGCTGGTCGCGTTCGACGCCGAACATATCCTGACCGAGGCGGGGTATGAGGTGCTGGCAACGGTCGATACGATCGCGGCGGCGCTGGCCCATATCGCCGATGGTCAGCCGCAACTGGTGCTGCTCGACATCAACCTCAGCGACGGCAACGGCCTGGCGATTGCAGAGCGCGCCCATGCGGACGGCGTCCCGGTGCTGATCGTATCCGGCCTGTGCCCGGATCAGGCGCAGGCGCTGGCAATGGGATGGCTGGCCAAACCCTATCGGCCGCGCGACCTGATCAGCGCGGTGGCTGCGGTCGGATCGATGGTGGACGGGCATGCGCCAAAGGCTTTTCCGACCGGCCTGTCCCTGTTCGCCCCGGCCGCCTGA
- a CDS encoding pseudouridine synthase, producing MAPPKSKETQRIAKLLARAGVASRREVERMIEARRIAIDGKPVETPATLLTSLHGVTVDGKPVRAPDPARLFLFHKPTGVLTTERDPRGRPTIYDRLPRDLPRLVPVGRLDYNTEGLLLMTTDGGLKRQLELPSSGVERIYRARAHGQVTQAQLESLMEGVEIEGMRYGPIDANIERRTGANVWIALKLTEGKNREVRRVLEYLGLEVNRLIRMSYGPFILGDLPVGEIGEVRQHDLVAFRKTLK from the coding sequence ATGGCGCCACCCAAATCCAAGGAAACTCAACGCATTGCCAAGTTGCTCGCGCGCGCCGGAGTCGCGTCGCGGCGCGAGGTGGAGCGGATGATCGAGGCCCGGCGCATCGCCATCGATGGAAAGCCGGTGGAAACGCCCGCGACCCTGCTGACGTCGCTCCACGGCGTCACCGTGGATGGGAAACCGGTCAGGGCGCCCGATCCCGCCCGGCTGTTCCTGTTTCACAAGCCGACCGGCGTGCTGACGACCGAACGCGATCCGAGGGGGCGGCCGACCATCTATGACCGGTTGCCGCGCGATCTGCCGCGGCTCGTGCCCGTCGGTCGACTGGATTACAACACCGAAGGTCTGCTGCTGATGACCACCGATGGCGGTCTGAAGCGTCAGCTTGAGCTGCCGTCCAGCGGGGTCGAGCGCATCTATCGCGCCCGCGCGCATGGACAGGTGACGCAGGCGCAGCTCGAATCGCTGATGGAGGGGGTCGAGATCGAGGGGATGCGATATGGCCCCATCGACGCCAATATCGAACGGCGCACCGGCGCCAATGTCTGGATCGCGCTGAAACTGACCGAGGGCAAGAACCGGGAAGTTCGCCGCGTGCTGGAATATCTGGGGCTGGAGGTGAACCGCCTGATCCGGATGTCCTATGGCCCGTTCATCCTGGGCGACCTGCCGGTCGGCGAGATTGGCGAAGTGCGCCAGCACGATCTGGTCGCGTTCCGCAAGACGCTTAAATGA
- the rsmD gene encoding 16S rRNA (guanine(966)-N(2))-methyltransferase RsmD, translating into MRIIAGQWRGRRLATPRGDTTRPTADRTREALFSMLTSRLGSFEGLAVADLFAGSGALGFEALSRGAATCLFVEQDRDALTAIRDNATMLNIRADIRAQSVMALGPAPAPLDLVMMDPPYGTGAGAVALDKLNRLGWIADATWISIETERTEAVTIAGFTIDADRVHGKARLTLLRRDA; encoded by the coding sequence ATGAGGATCATTGCCGGGCAATGGCGCGGACGGCGGCTGGCCACCCCGCGCGGCGACACGACGCGGCCGACGGCCGACCGCACGCGCGAGGCGCTGTTTTCGATGCTGACCAGCCGTCTGGGCAGTTTCGAGGGGCTGGCGGTCGCGGACCTGTTCGCCGGCTCGGGCGCGCTGGGGTTCGAGGCATTGTCCCGCGGGGCTGCCACGTGCCTGTTCGTGGAGCAGGACCGCGATGCCCTGACCGCGATCCGGGACAATGCCACGATGCTGAACATCCGCGCCGATATCCGCGCGCAATCGGTCATGGCGCTTGGCCCTGCCCCGGCGCCGCTCGATCTGGTGATGATGGACCCGCCCTATGGCACCGGCGCGGGTGCGGTGGCGCTGGACAAGCTCAACCGGCTGGGCTGGATCGCCGATGCGACCTGGATCAGCATCGAGACGGAGCGGACCGAGGCGGTGACCATCGCCGGTTTCACGATCGATGCCGACCGGGTGCATGGCAAGGCGCGGCTGACGCTGTTGCGGCGCGACGCCTGA
- a CDS encoding Rho termination factor N-terminal domain-containing protein produces the protein MAKDHGPSIKDDATYEALLRQGASPEKAARIANARAAGTLEPGGGKLEDRTKAELYGQAKQIGIAGRSSMTKAQLVQAIRKG, from the coding sequence ATGGCAAAGGATCACGGGCCGAGCATCAAGGACGATGCGACGTACGAGGCGCTGCTGCGGCAGGGCGCATCCCCGGAAAAGGCGGCGCGCATCGCCAATGCCCGCGCGGCAGGAACGCTGGAGCCGGGCGGCGGGAAGCTGGAGGACCGGACGAAGGCCGAATTGTACGGTCAGGCCAAGCAGATCGGCATTGCCGGGCGGTCGTCGATGACGAAGGCGCAGCTGGTCCAGGCGATCCGCAAGGGATGA
- the purF gene encoding amidophosphoribosyltransferase, with protein MITTHPFDDDKLREECGVFGVSGADGAAALVALGLHALQHRGQEAAGITSFDGELFHTHRAMGHVAGNFDRPDVMEQMPGRVALGHVRYSTTGETALRNVQPLYAELATGGFAIAHNGNISNAMHLRRELVQSGSIFQSTSDTETIIHLVATSDFRTPLDRFIDALKQVEGAYSLICATPQMMIACRDPLGIRPLVMGKFGDSIIFASETVALDVVGAHFVRSVEPGELVIVHHDGRIESVRPFAPVSPRPCIFEWVYFSRPDSIADDQSVYSVRKSIGAQLAIENPVEADLVIPVPDSGTPAAIGYAQQSGIPFELGIIRSHYVGRTFIQPGDKVRHLGVKLKHNANRALIQGKRVVLIDDSIVRGTTSLKIVQMMREAGAREVHMRIASPPTRHSCFYGVDTPERAKLLAAKLDLGGMTDFIHADSLAFISIDGLYKALGEAGRTAVRPRYCDACFTGEYPTPLTDQMERGGQDQLELLGN; from the coding sequence ATGATTACCACTCATCCATTTGACGACGACAAACTGCGTGAAGAATGCGGTGTTTTCGGGGTTTCCGGGGCGGACGGCGCGGCGGCGCTGGTCGCGCTTGGCCTGCATGCGCTTCAGCATCGCGGCCAGGAAGCGGCGGGCATCACCAGTTTCGACGGCGAATTGTTCCACACCCATCGGGCGATGGGTCATGTGGCGGGCAATTTCGACCGTCCGGACGTGATGGAACAGATGCCGGGCCGGGTCGCGCTGGGCCATGTCCGCTATTCGACGACCGGCGAAACGGCGCTGCGCAATGTCCAGCCGCTCTATGCCGAACTGGCGACAGGCGGATTCGCCATCGCGCATAACGGCAATATCTCGAATGCCATGCACCTGCGCCGCGAACTGGTGCAGTCCGGTTCGATCTTTCAATCGACCAGCGATACCGAAACCATCATCCACCTGGTCGCGACGTCGGATTTCCGCACGCCGCTGGACCGGTTCATCGACGCGCTGAAGCAGGTGGAGGGCGCCTATTCCCTGATCTGCGCAACGCCGCAGATGATGATCGCCTGCCGCGATCCGCTGGGCATCCGGCCGCTGGTGATGGGCAAGTTCGGCGATTCGATCATCTTCGCCTCCGAAACCGTCGCGCTGGATGTGGTGGGCGCGCATTTCGTCCGTTCGGTCGAACCGGGCGAACTGGTGATCGTGCACCATGACGGGCGAATCGAATCGGTCCGCCCCTTTGCCCCCGTCTCGCCCCGGCCCTGCATTTTCGAATGGGTGTATTTCAGCCGGCCCGATTCGATCGCGGATGACCAGTCGGTCTATTCCGTCCGCAAATCCATCGGCGCTCAGCTGGCGATTGAAAACCCGGTCGAGGCTGACCTGGTGATCCCGGTGCCGGACAGCGGCACGCCCGCCGCCATCGGTTATGCCCAGCAATCGGGCATTCCGTTCGAATTGGGCATCATCCGGTCGCATTATGTCGGCCGCACCTTTATCCAGCCGGGCGACAAGGTCCGCCACCTTGGCGTCAAGCTGAAGCACAACGCCAACCGCGCGCTGATTCAGGGCAAGCGGGTCGTCCTGATCGACGATTCGATCGTGCGCGGCACCACCAGCCTGAAAATCGTCCAGATGATGCGCGAGGCCGGCGCGCGTGAGGTGCATATGCGCATCGCCAGCCCGCCGACCCGGCACAGCTGCTTTTACGGCGTCGACACGCCTGAACGGGCAAAGCTGCTTGCCGCAAAGCTGGACCTGGGCGGCATGACCGATTTCATCCATGCCGACAGCCTGGCGTTCATTTCGATCGACGGGCTGTACAAGGCGCTGGGCGAGGCCGGGCGCACCGCCGTCCGCCCGCGCTATTGCGATGCGTGTTTCACCGGGGAATATCCCACGCCGCTGACCGATCAGATGGAACGCGGCGGCCAGGATCAGCTCGAACTGCTGGGTAACTGA
- a CDS encoding SDR family NAD(P)-dependent oxidoreductase produces MTELTPDQPLAGKLALVTGASRGIGAATAVALGRAGAHVILTARTAGGLEAVEEAIHDAGGSATIAPLDLTEGDGVIRLAEAIAGRWKALDVLVLNAAMLGSLGAVTAIDPKELSKVMTLNVSAQAALLGSFDAMLRASSAGRVIGITSSVGRNPRAYWGVYGASKAAFETLLACYGQEVRNISPVRTAILDPGATRTKMRARAYPGENPDSVKPPEVVADHILKLLASDFEDGRVERVG; encoded by the coding sequence ATGACCGAACTGACGCCGGATCAGCCGCTTGCCGGCAAGCTTGCGCTCGTCACCGGGGCCAGTCGCGGGATCGGCGCGGCAACCGCCGTCGCGCTGGGCCGGGCCGGGGCGCACGTCATCCTGACCGCCCGGACGGCCGGCGGGCTGGAGGCGGTGGAGGAGGCGATCCACGACGCCGGGGGCAGCGCGACCATCGCGCCGCTCGACCTGACCGAGGGGGATGGCGTGATCCGCCTGGCCGAAGCGATTGCCGGACGGTGGAAGGCGCTGGACGTGCTGGTCCTCAACGCCGCGATGCTTGGTTCGCTGGGCGCTGTCACGGCCATCGATCCAAAGGAACTGTCCAAGGTGATGACCCTGAACGTCAGCGCGCAGGCCGCGTTGCTTGGGTCGTTCGATGCGATGCTGCGCGCCTCGTCCGCCGGGCGGGTGATCGGCATTACGTCCAGCGTCGGGCGCAATCCGCGCGCCTATTGGGGCGTCTATGGCGCGTCCAAGGCGGCGTTCGAAACGCTGCTGGCCTGTTATGGCCAGGAAGTGCGCAACATCTCGCCCGTACGCACCGCGATCCTCGATCCGGGCGCGACCCGGACAAAGATGCGCGCCCGCGCCTATCCCGGCGAAAATCCGGACAGCGTGAAACCGCCAGAGGTCGTGGCCGACCATATCCTGAAGCTGCTGGCCAGCGATTTCGAGGACGGGCGCGTCGAACGGGTCGGCTGA
- a CDS encoding serine hydrolase domain-containing protein — protein MPKRMLRAMLLLGAGMLPATGMAQTAAAPMTAEQRAKLSRAAAEILFWPDDVRSKNFRAMETVFPGTTAKASNVVRLLPKGQPLAMDAARIDAFMAANKVAGLIVVQDGKVREERYGLGMTAQDRWTSFSVAKSFTSTLVGAAVKDGKIASLDDPVVRYVPELKGSGYDRVTVRQVLTMTSGVRWNEDYTNPDSDVARMALATAPEGQDPMLAYLAKLPSEAEPGTKWVYKTGETNLIGIIVERATGRRLSDYAQEKITGPAGFEGDLFWMTDLTGQNIGGCCLSLRLRDYARMGLFALEGGKGQVPDGWFAEAGKEQVSIGSLPGFGYGYQWWTYPDAFGAQGIFGQSIAIVPDRKLVIAMIANWPRATGQDLRIAQLQFMAELSAAAAK, from the coding sequence GGCGATGCTGCTGCTGGGTGCGGGGATGCTGCCCGCCACGGGCATGGCCCAGACGGCTGCGGCACCGATGACGGCGGAACAGCGGGCAAAGCTGTCCCGCGCGGCGGCAGAGATCCTGTTCTGGCCCGACGATGTCCGATCCAAGAATTTCCGGGCGATGGAAACCGTCTTTCCCGGCACCACGGCCAAGGCGTCGAATGTCGTCCGCCTGTTGCCCAAGGGTCAGCCGCTGGCGATGGATGCCGCGCGCATCGATGCGTTCATGGCCGCCAACAAGGTCGCCGGCCTGATCGTCGTGCAGGACGGCAAGGTGCGCGAGGAACGCTATGGCCTGGGCATGACGGCGCAGGATCGCTGGACCAGCTTTTCCGTCGCCAAATCCTTTACCTCGACGCTGGTCGGTGCAGCGGTAAAGGATGGCAAGATCGCGTCGCTGGACGATCCCGTGGTCCGGTACGTGCCCGAACTGAAGGGCAGCGGCTATGACCGGGTGACGGTGCGCCAGGTGCTGACCATGACCAGCGGCGTGCGCTGGAACGAGGATTATACCAACCCCGACAGCGACGTCGCGCGCATGGCGCTGGCCACCGCGCCGGAGGGGCAGGACCCCATGCTCGCCTATCTCGCCAAGCTGCCCAGCGAAGCCGAGCCGGGCACGAAATGGGTGTACAAGACGGGCGAGACCAACCTGATCGGCATCATCGTCGAGCGCGCGACGGGCCGACGGCTGAGCGATTATGCGCAGGAAAAGATCACCGGTCCTGCGGGGTTCGAGGGTGATCTGTTCTGGATGACCGATCTGACGGGCCAGAATATCGGCGGATGCTGCCTGTCCCTTCGCCTGCGCGATTATGCCCGCATGGGCCTGTTCGCGCTGGAGGGCGGCAAGGGGCAGGTGCCCGATGGCTGGTTCGCCGAAGCGGGCAAGGAACAGGTATCGATCGGCAGCCTGCCGGGCTTTGGCTATGGCTATCAGTGGTGGACCTATCCCGACGCATTCGGTGCGCAGGGCATTTTCGGCCAGTCGATCGCGATCGTGCCGGACAGGAAACTGGTGATCGCCATGATTGCCAACTGGCCCAGGGCGACGGGTCAGGATCTGCGCATCGCCCAGCTGCAATTCATGGCAGAGCTTTCGGCGGCCGCCGCGAAATAA